The sequence GGATCCATAGTAAAAGTAATATTTGTTCGTTGCCATTAGACTCGCCGATAAATAAAAGTCCCCTAGCTTCCAGTATACTACTTGAGATACCAAATTTGAAAAACCCATATATTTTCGCTTTAGTAAGGATTGACATATACCATCTTTCCTCAATAACTTAAATAATAACTTTGAGGAGAAATAGGAGGGACAGAGGGACACTAACGAGCTGTAGAACATAGACGTCACGCCTTAGCCTTACCCAAAAACAATTGGCTTGTATCGACGTCGTCGCGATCGTTTTCTCGAGCCTCCGGTCATGGTTTGCCGTGTAAAAGAACTGATCAGTCCGTATTGAGGTTAGCTAGTCCGAATTTTGAGAAAACAGACACGAGCACACGCGTACGACTGTTCACATTGACGATCGATCGACCGTGTGGTGCATGTACCTCTACAGAGAAATTCCGTAGCTGTGGCGCAGCAATTTAGGTGAACGCGGCAAGCCGTTTTTGGACTAGAGAAAGAGTGGAAGAGCCAAAATGGGAAATGTGGAATCGTGCTCGTTCTTCCGGCGCAAGACTCGTCGTCGACTAGCCTGTCAAATCGTTGCCTGTCAAGTTAGTACAACTGACGTTCACTGGTGAAAGAACCTATGTTCGGGTCCCACAGGTCACCAACGCTTTCTTTCTTTTGCCCTATGCTTAACACCGTGAGCTCGCTAATTAGTAAAAAATGCTACACTTGCGGAAAGCTGTTACGGGCTGATCTTAAGGATCCCTTGCTCGCCAAGACGTCAATCcctttttttcatggtaatacgtgtctcattcatatcataacaATTAAAAtacaagtcacgtaaggaccgacatgacaaaactgaaaagatagaagAACATCTCTAAGCTTggcaccaacgcccgtcacctgcctccggcaccacgacagcagccaccgtagaaaagaatgatggatcacctcctcacccgagctcgacgcggctccatcgctgatatgcagctttgcggacctccaaggtggctcaccaaaagtgaagcccttaccgttgaacgaatcagaccggggcaacaccccggacacgccatcgaactccagatatGACACCCCACCGCAACTAAGACGTCGCagaaggaaaccatacctgccatccacgaaccatgaACCCGACacatgttccgtcttccagatgttgTCGATGCAggccacaatctgcatccgctcctggactacctaccaagctccgcgccgacgctggagcaaacgtcgtcgcaacggcggagcccgaggacacaggtccaccacgaggatgccgccgccgccacgccatccttgcttgaacaggctggtttccaaatccatccccaaccataggaccaatGACCTTGTCAaggaaggatccgaagaatctttattcagtgATGTCATCATCGCCGCCGAaacaaagacgatgaacaacctaaaaatctAAACTACGAAGAGGTAAAAatgatccacacgcgtggatccggcgatccccctcaccgccgacgaccgaggtcgccggcggaggggagccgccggaggacggcgcTGGAAGATTGGgtctcctggcggcggctagggttccagctgCCACGGACACGAGAAAAACGTGTTATGACTCCAACCCCCCTCCTCTCTAAATCTTCTCTAGCCATATTTTGACACATGAGTCCGTAACATCTGTCCTGTAGAAATATATCCGTAAGTCTAGCATTATAGCTAATTAATTAAGCTTCCGTCCCATCCCATTTCGCGGGCCCTTCCGTACGTCCAACCGCGTACAGGTCTACATGGGGAGCAAGCTAAGCAATTGCTCTCAACTGACGCACCAGAGGAGAAGAGAAGGTTCGGCCTTTTCAAACACGCACTTTAGCCGGGTCGACGCCGATCGCGACTGGCTCCAACCTCCAGACGTCAACAACGACGTGGTGTACACGTGACGACGCGCCTGGCTGCTACCACCTGCGAGTACTAGTACTCCGTCCGTCTAGTATAAAAGGCCAACAATCCACGGAACCCAACCACATCCACAGCCAATTCCGAGCTCTTCCGAGTCCCTGAATCCATCTCTCATCTCCTCCATCGTTCCACAGACGCACGAGCTCTCGTCGAGCAGGCCATACCGGACTGGCTAGCCGAGCTCCGATGGTTTCCTCAATGAAGCAGTGCAGAGATGAGGCCCAGGAGGTGCCCCtgtccctctcgctctccctcggcGTCATGGCCGACCGCAGCAAGAAGCAGCGCCGCGGCGGCGCAGATGGCGAGTTCGTCTGCAAGACGTGCAGCCGCGCCTTCCCGTCGTTCCAGGCGCTGGGCGGGCACCGGACTAGCCACCTCCGCGGCCGCCACGGGCTAGCGCTCGGCCTCACTTCAGGGTCCGATCAGCCGGGGACCAAGAAGACGACGGACCAGAAGCAGGCGCACCAGTGCCACGTCTGCGGGCTGGAGTTCGAGATGGGGCAGGCGATGGGCGGCCACATGCGCCGACACCGCGAGCAGGAGGCCGCCACCACGGCGCAGGCGCCGCCCGTTCTGCTCCAGCTCTTCGTCTAGCACCGCACTGATTTCTCTCAAGTTACATAGCTAGGCATTTCTGGTTCTAGTAGAGATTTACAGGTTGGCCTATGTGCGCGGTTTGGTTTGTACATTTGCTGCACACTACTGTAGCTCGTTGGTCTGTTCGCTCTTGTTAGGTATATATGCACATATTTTAGGACTCATTCATTCGTTCATTTACTGTTTACTGATATTATCTACACTTTATTGATTCGTACATATATTTGTTCTACTCAACTAGTACGAGTTGAGTTAACCATAATGACGATCTCCCTAACACGGATTTTCTTTTCTTGAGAAGGAGGCAGGCCGGGTCTCGGCATACGCATTGTTTGACACACACAATTATTTTTAGTATAATAAAAATCTAGGTCGTATCTAAAAAGCGAAAAAAAATGTTGACAGAGAGAAAGGGAAGCATAAAATAGACAGCAGTCGCATCACAGGGTGAAAGTGATCATACATGAAGATGGCTTTCGGCCATGGTTATCTGGATGGTTATGTTTGTATGCATCTCCCCTGCAAAAAATATGGATGTAAGAATCTAAAAAGTTGTATGCTGTGAGTTTGTTGCGAGAGATGGAACTTGTCGGCTGACCGTAACGTCGTAGATCTGGAATGTGGTGCTTATGTGCAGCGAGAGCTCTGTGGTTTGGACACCCAATATTTGGGGCATCGATATTCATGTTGAGAGCCAAAGCACATGGTACGTAGAGATAACGTAGCAAGCAAGATTTTATGTTGAGACTGCATCTCATGGCGTGGGCATCCTAGGTGTTATGTAAGTCCTCACCGGTGCTTCTCCCACGGGTTCCGTCTTCGGCCCGGCCGGGTCTTGCCGCCCACTAGGCACTAGCTGACCTCTTGGCGCTTTCGGTGGGAGTACATTGATCATGTCAAGTTTGGAGTTGCGCCCGTTCGGATGTGGTGCCTTGTGTCAGTCGTGACGCGGCGTGGGTATTCTTAGCCCCGAGTCTCTTTGCCTTATGTGGCCGGAGGCCGGGCTAAGTGGATTTAGTTGTGTGTGTCCTCTACTTGGGTTGAGCATCCCTCTTCCCCCGCTTCGGGTACCATTCTCGCGTCTCCTTACATCCATATAGTGTGTTGTACCATCTCTTGTACTTTCTCTATTCTCTTTTATCAttgaaatgatatgcaagcttTGTGTATTCGCGAAAAGAAAGAATTTATGTTGAGATATGTTTGGGAGAGCATGATTTTGATTTAGTAGCGTGCTTAGGTCTAACGAGACAAGCAGGGAAAAGAGTTGAGTCACTGGCTTACTTGTTGGTGCCAACATTTGTTTGAGAGAGGATGGACGGCCTGCAATCACCAActcccactagtgcagaaccggcctttagtgccggttcgtaacgggctttagtgccggttcgccaaccagCACTAAAGAGTGGGAACTAAAGGtcccctccctttagtaccggttcgtcacgaaccggcgctaaagtgccaccacgtggcatgagccagacccgtttgcgtggagggcattagtaccggttggtaaatgtttgggtgttttttaaattttttctttaattttgtgttttcaatttaatttagtgattgttttacattataatgagttgttaaatccttaggcgaaagtaccgcggattagtttcgactggatgcattattggatatctctactagctagctagctagagtatatgccatatccatattatacttgatcaactataatatatacggatatggcatatacttgatcacttaggtaggatccatccagctgaaactaatttGCGGTtttttcattaaatgatataataattaactagctatctaatcaccaccagcactactagcttaaagaagaaacattcacttgtaccagaagcaaaaatattatcgatcgagttcaacatgattgtcatgatattataagcgttcatatataacaccacaaaagcaaatcacttaagttcagaacgaagaacacggacatgaaaagacaagtactaattaagagcagcatgaagaactagctaaatcactcctgctagctactctctctggtaaaatagcatagaacatgtatatctctcctgattgatcatattggagcatgccgatgaacatgtctcctaatcgtgggatgcgcttctcattgctgccccctagtacttctctgcgatcattaacaattttcctcaaatctttcactattaagcattcatcactTCTAGAAATcgtgaatgcattcatgtgcaatgcaggatatcttggacgtaagctaacaattgacatctgacctttagtctcgatcccctgaggcacaactgtcatcgggagtccttgttgaagaacattgtatagtacttaattaatatacttagcaatgaaagtttaggaaaaaaattatgtatgcaaaatatgcactgaggacaaatagtaaatatcttaccatcattcctaaatagatgtgaccgtagttcaataccatcactattggtcgcacgttttgagtactaacatttctaagtgcaggaagaaaatttgtcttgacagtatgaagatccttaagccatgaaacataataacttatctcctcgtagtttagttcagctccgggacagtagtaggtcctgtctaccaagcgtcggacatgtttggttgaatggagataagctgtcaatataaattagTTATCAGTTATTTTTTAATAAGCAacatcaaagacaaaaatatagttgagaagaactcacataatggtagaactggaggcgtctgcgcatcgacccatatgtctctattaccttcaatatcatcttctggacgaatatcaaaggtgataaccataccaggcccaaatgcataagccttgcatagtgcttgccaagttttgcattcaaaataggtgtacgtgtgtgcattgtatactttgacgttgaaagtataaccatcatgctcagttttcaggtaagctctctttatttccatagtttccatatctttgaaacctatcttatccaagataaaaattcttgcatggcacgagatgcgctagtagaataatgaaaattaaaaattataagtcagccaaatgaagcatatataagtcatgcttaattacgaaaacagacttgtcgttgtgacttactgtatcgaattcgaaagtctcattcagcttgatgctgaatcacgtaccatcaacaaggaaatttctgtcgcactggccgcgctggtcttcacagtattcgcacataatgaaattttttccgtcgtcagacgataTTTCGtttgttcatattaggcgaaacattaatcacttactaattcaattaattcaactacttctattaattcaactaagcatttactaaaaataaactagttatattaattcaattaNNNNNNNNNNNNNNNNNNNNNNNNNNNNNNNNNNNNNNNNNNNNNNNNNNNNNNNNNNNNNNNNNNNNNNNNNNNNNNNNNNNNNNNNNNNNNNNNNNNNNNNNNNNNNNNNNNNNNNNNNNNNNNNNNNNNNNNNNNNNNNNNNNNNNNNNNNNNNNNNNNNNNNNNNNNNNNNNNNNNNNNNNNNNNNNNNNNNNNNNNNNNNNNNNNNNNNNNNNNNNNNNNNNNNNNNNNNNNNNNNNNNNNNNNNNNNNNNNNNNNNNNNNNNNNNNNNNNNNNNNNNNNNNNNNNNNNNNNNNNNNNNNNNNNNNNNNNNNNNNNNNNNNNNNNNNNNNNNNNNNNNNNNNNNNNNNNNNNNNNNNNNNNNNNNNNNNNNNNNNNNNNNNNNNNNNNNNNNNNNNNNNNNNNNNNNNNNNNNNNNNNNNNNNNNNNNNNNNNNNNNNNNNNNNNNNNNNNNNNNNNNNNNNNNNNNNNNNNNNNNNNNNNNNNNNNNNNNNNNNNNNNNNNNNNNNNNNNNNNNNNNNNNNNNNNNNNNNNNNNNNNNNNNNNNNNNNNNNNNNNNNNNNNNNNNNNNNNNNNNNNNNNNNNNNNNNNNNNNNNNNNNNNNNNNNNNNNNNNNNNNNNNNNNNNNNNNNNNNNNNNNNNNNNNNNNNNNNNNNNNNNNNNNNNNNNNNNNNNNNNNNNNNNNNNNNNNNNNNNNNNNNNNNNNNNNNNNNNNNNNNNNNNNNNNNNNNNNNNNNNNNNNNNNNNNNNNNNNNNNNNNNNNNNNNNNNNNNNNNNNNNNNNNNNNNNNNNNNNNNNNNNNNNNNNNNNNNNNNNNNNNNNNNNNNNNNNNNNNNNNNNNNNNNNNNNNNNNNNNNNNNNNNNNNNNNNNNNNNNNNNNNNNNNNNNNNNNNNNNNNNNNNNNNNNNNNNNNNNNNNNNNNNNNNNNNNNNNNNNNNNNNNNNNNNNNNNNNNNNNNNNNNNNNNNNNNNNNNNNNNNNNNNNNNNNNNNNNNNNNNNNNNNNNNNNNNNNNNNNNNNNNNNNNNNNNNNNNNNNNNNNNNNNNNNNNNNNNNNNNNNNNNNNNNNNNNNNNNNNNNNNNNNNNNNNNNNNNNNNNNNNNNNNNNNNNNNNNNNNNNNNNNNNNNNNNNNNNNNNNNNNNNNNNNNNNNNNNNNNNNNNNNNNNNNNNNNNNNNNNNNNNNNNNNNNNNNNNNNNNNNNNNNNNNNNNNNNNNNNNNNNNNNNNNNNNNNNNNNNNNNNNNNNNNNNNNNNNNNNNNNNNNNNNNNNNNNNNNNNNNNNNNNNNNNNNNNNNNNNNNNNNNNNNNNNNGGGGCAGCGAGGGCGACGGCACGGCGGGGTCGGCGTCATCGAGATCGAGACTCGCgcgcgcgagaagtggaacgaaTTAGTGGCAACgataactgatttttcgtaagtgtagtatatataggatatgcc comes from Triticum aestivum cultivar Chinese Spring chromosome 5B, IWGSC CS RefSeq v2.1, whole genome shotgun sequence and encodes:
- the LOC123117491 gene encoding zinc finger protein ZAT8; this translates as MVSSMKQCRDEAQEVPLSLSLSLGVMADRSKKQRRGGADGEFVCKTCSRAFPSFQALGGHRTSHLRGRHGLALGLTSGSDQPGTKKTTDQKQAHQCHVCGLEFEMGQAMGGHMRRHREQEAATTAQAPPVLLQLFV